The following DNA comes from Mucilaginibacter jinjuensis.
GTAATGGGCGTAAGGGTAGGCCTTGATCTTATTAATCAGCTCAAGCACATGGCCTGCATTATTGTAGACGACAACAATAAAATTCATAGTTCACATAATATCAATATCAAAAATTAAGATGATACATAAAGCCCCTGTTCTAATCCTGTTAGTATGTTGCTGTATAATTTGCGGGTTAAGCTCCTGTAGCTCGGTTAAGGCCTATCAAAAAAACCGGATTAATGATTCGGAGATGGAATTGTCTGCGCGTAAATCTCAAAAATTTGAGCAGAGTTTTCAGCTTTACCGCGAAGGTGCTTCGGGTGCCAACGGTGGCAAAAGTGGTGGTGGTTGCGGTTGTAATTAATAAACGTCAAATACTAAATGAGAAAAATTTATTTAGGCGTTTTAATGCTATACATGGGCATATTATCATCCCATGCGCAAACGCAAACCGAAAAGCAAGCTGTTAAAGATACATCTAATTACCAGTCGCGTAAATTAAGCCTCGATGAGGTGAATTTCGTATCGGGTTATTATCACCAAAACGGTAATAACTCTGCGGTAACTGGAGGGATAGGTACAGAAAAGTTAACCGATTTCGCCAACACGCTTGATGTACAATTTTCGAAGTACGGTAAAAGCGGTAGAAAAAATACCTACCTTTTTGAATTAGGTGTAGATCATTATACCTCGGCATCGTCTGATAAGATTGATCCAAGCACTATCTCATCAGCATCAATGCAGGATACCCGTGTGTATCCATCCTTAAATTGGACAAGCTTAAACGAGAAAACCGGTAACTCATTCGGTTTTACAGGCTCATATTCTCACGAATTTGATTACCAATCGTTTGGCGCTGGTTTTAATTTGACCCGATTATCAAAAGATAAAAACACACAGTTCGATTTTAAAGCGCAGGCATTCCTGGATACCTGGAAGGTGATATTGCCGATAGAATTGCGAACGGGTTACAATCCTAACGCACAGCAAGAGCGTGAACATTGGGATTATCCGTCTGCACCGCGAAACTCGTTTAGTACATCTTTTTCATTATCTCAGGTTTTGAGCACGCGTTTGCAGGCTTTAATTGTTGTAGAACCATCGTATCAAAAAGGATTACTGGCTACCAGATACCAGCGTGATTATTTTACAGACGGATCTGAGCGCGCAGAGAACCTGCCAGGCGGTAGATATAAACTGCCAATTGGTTTACGGTTTAATTATTTCCTGGATGATCATTTTGTGATCCGTACTTTTTACCGTTACTACATGGATAACTGGGGTATAAGAGCCCATACAGCCGAGATAGAAGTGCCTGTTAAGTTCTCGTCGTTTGTATCAGTCAGCCCATATTATAGGTACAATTACCAAACAGGCACGCGGTATTTTGCACCCTATGGCCAGCACAATCCAACAGATACTTATTATACCAGCGATTATGATCTATCAACGCTGCACAGCAATTTCGTAGGTGCAAACCTTCGTTTAGCACCGCCAAAAGGCGTATTTGGCTGGCAGCGGTTCAACTCGTTGGAGTTAAGATACGGGCATTATATGCGCTCTACGGGATTAAACAGCAATATTGTAACTTTAGCAATGAAGTTTAAATAACCATGCATCACGAGCATCATGTAACCAGTTCAGAAACCATCAGGGATATTGTTATTGGTATGTCTGATGGTTTAACCGTACCATTTGCTTTGGCTGCTGGGCTAAGCGGGGCTATCAGTTCATCAACGCTGGTTGTTACGGCAGGCATTGCCGAAATAGTAGCAGGTTCCATAGCTATGGGTTTGGGCGGTTACCTTGCCGGCCGCACAGAGGCAGATCATTACCAGTCTGAATTAAAACGGGAGTATGATGAAGTAGAGCGTTTGCCCGAACAGGAAAAAGCCGAAGTAATGGAAGTGTTTGCTGAATTTGGTCTTTCTAAACCTCTGCAACAACAAATAGCCGATGAAATGGCTAAGGACAAAAAGAAATGGGTAGACTTTATGATGCGCTATGAGTTAGGGCTCGAAGAACCTAATGCCAATAGGGCAACTAAAAGTGCGATAACTATCGGTGTTTCTTATATCGTTGGCGGCATTATTCCGCTTTCTCCTTACATCATTATTAATCATGCGCAGCAGGCCTTGTATTATTCCTGTGGGGTTACCCTCATCTGCCTGTTTATCTTTGGTTATTTTAAGAGTAAAATGACGGGTCAGCCCGCGTTAAGCGGTGCTTTAAAGGTTGTTATTATTGGCGCGCTGGCAGCTGGTGCCGCCTTCCTGATGGCTAAACTGATAACAGGAAAATGATTATTATTGGCTCCCGCCATTAATCATATCAGACACAATACCTTTGCTTTCTTTTCTTTCTGCCAAAAATACACCTGCCAAATGCACGGCAATAAAAGCCAGAATCAAATACATACAAAACCCGTGTATGCTTTTAACGGTATGCCTTATTGATTTAAAAGCAGCCAGGGCATCCTCAAAAGCTAAGAATAAACCGGTTACAACCATAATAAACAATAGCAGATAAAACACACTGTAAATAGCTTTTACGGTAAGCTCATGCCTGGCAGCTTCCCGGTTTTTCTTAATGGTTTGAAATTGATGCCATGTGCTTTTTAACTTCCTGATAAACTTCTGATCTGCCAGTTGAAAAAGCTCCAGTATTAACCTAAAGAACAACAATGCTGCTAAAGCGTAGCCAAAGTAGATATGTGCATCCCAGGTTTTATCGCTTAACGCATGTGCGACAGTTTTAGCTTGCTCTGCCGTAACCGTAGCACCAGCCTTTGTAAATGCATCCTGCATAAAAGAGGATGTGTTATGGTCGTCAGTTAATGTTGAATTTATTAATACAGTTATTAGCGAACCGCTGATAACAATTGTATTAGCCCAATGCCACAAACGCAGCGGTGCTGAATATTTTTTTACTTGTGCGGGATGTTGTACATCCTTGCGAATAGGTTCTATAGTGCTCATATCATTAAGTTCCTGCTTTGCCTAAAAATATCCCCAATACAAATACAATCCCTCCGCCAACTATTACCTGCAAAATGGTTGATACTAACGGCGTTTTCATAAACCGGTAACGGATAAAAGCAATGGCCAATAATTCGAAAATTACTACGGCATAAGCCAAATGCAGCGCATGTTGAAGGTTACCTATCAAAAAAGGAAGCGTATGCAACATGCCACCAAGTGCAGTTGCAAATGCGGTAATACTACCTCTAACAACCGGGCTGCCGCGGCCGGTTACGGTACCATCGTCAGATAATGCTTCGGCAAGCCCCATGCTGATACCCGCGCCAAGTGAAGCCGCCAATCCTACATAGAAGGCTTTGATAGGTTGCCCGGTTAGCCCGGCCGTCGCAAATATGGGTGCCAGCGTAGATACTGAGCCATCCATCAGGCCAAGCAGACCTGGCTGGACTTTTTGTATTACAAATGTAGCAGCGTTTTTTTTATTCATGAAGCAGATTTGGGTTTAAAGTAACGACCGAATTTGAAGCAAATCTGTAGTAAATAAATACAAGCTTCAGACTTACTCCAATATTAAAATTTATATTCATCGAGAAGCAATTTGAGAAGGGCTATTTGTGATATATTGCTTAAATAAATGGTAACGATAATCGGATGTTAAAAATAGTATTTCTTGAATACCAAACCTTTGTAAAACGCAGATTGGATTTTGACTTGGGAACCGATGATAAAAATCTGCGTTATTGGCAAAATCAATTGTTTTTAAACTTCCTTATTTATTGCACACCCATTAGTCTGGTGGCATTAACGCCAGGAATTTTCATGGCAGCGCGTGAAGGGCTTCCCGTAATAATTGCAATCGACTTATTTTGTTTTTTTTTATTGCTTTTCTTTACATTTTCAAAAAGGATGTCTATACGAACCCGTAAGGTAGGTGTCATTAGCATTTTCTATATTTTGTCTATTTTCTTGATTAATATTTTGGGGTATTTAGGGCCGGGTGTTTTTTATTTGTTCTTTATTAGTGTTCTTGCCTCGCTTATATTCCCGATCCGCCATGCTTATTTATTAACGTTTATCAACGCGATTTTGCTTGCTTTTTTTGCTTTGGTAATAAGTCAGCGACTTTTTGGTTCTGCTTTAATCCAGGAGTATACGCCGGTTAAATGGATTGCTTTTAGCACCAATTTAATTTTTGCCAGTATTTTAATCGTTTTGCTTATCGATAAAATTTTTCAAGGCCTTCAGTCTACTATTTTGACGAAAACTCATTTAGAGGAACAATACAAAAGCATCTTTTACAAAAGTCCTTTACCTATGTGGCTTTTTGATACTGATACGCTAAGGTTTTTGGATGTAAATGAGGCAGCAGTTAGGCACTATGGCTACGCCAAAGAAGAATTTTTATCTATGACCATAAGAGATATCAGGCCCGCGAAAGAGGTGCCCGAGATTGAAGATATCGTTAAAAAAAACAAGATTTCAGGAAAATATTATGATGGTAATTCGATGCATATCAAAAAAGATAAAAGCGCTATTTATGTAAAAATAGAAAGCAACTTATTGAATTTTGAAGGCTACGAGGCCCGAATTGTGTTAGCGACAGATATTACCAAACAGGTAGAATATCAGCTTGAGGTATTTGACGCCAATAAACGGGTGGAGGAATCTGAGATGAATTTAAAAGCCATTTTTGAAAGCACGCTCGATGGTTTTGTACTGATAGATAAGGCTGGAAAGATTATAACTTTTAATCCGCGAGCCGAGTACTCTATCCGTTTCAATAAGAGGCAAAATGCTTTTAAAGCAGGCAAGAGCATTTTTGATTACATCGAAGTGTCCAGGCTTCCTTATTTTCATCAAATTATGCACAAAGTACATTCAGGTGAAACCGTAGAATATGATCGCAAATATCTAACCAGTCCTAAAAAAGTCTCCTGGATAAGATATACGGTTACACCCGTAAGAAAGGATAATATAATTATTGGTGCGTGTATTACAGGTCGGGATATTACCGAACGGAAACTATATTTAAAATCTTTGGAAGATCAGAATAAAGTGTTCAGAGAAATTTCGTGGGTGCAATCGCACATGGTAAGAGGGCCGTTGGCGCGTATTATGGGACTCATCCCGTTATTGAAATCCTCAAAAGACGAAAATGAAAGGATACAGGTTCTGGAATATCTTGACATATCTACACAAGAATTAGATAACAAAATCAAAGAAATTAACGATAAATCAAATTATATTACAGAAAAGTACCCCGAAAATTAAATGGCAATAAATAGTAACTTCAGATTTACTCCAATATCAAAATTTATATTTGATTAAAAAGCCAGTTGAAGATTCTGATTATTGAAGACGAGCAAGGTTTGCGTGATAATATTGTTTCTTATCTAAATGAAGATGGCAATATTTGCGAAAGCTGCAATGATTTAGCGGGGGCCATATCTAAACTGGCAAGCTATACTTATGACTGTGTTTTGCTTGATATCGGTTTGCCCGACGGCGAAGGGTTTGCGGTTTTAAATTTCCTGAAAAAACAGATGAAAGATGAGTTGGTGCTGATTATATCTGCCCGCAACTCTTTAGATGATAAGGTTAAAGGATTAAATACCGGGGCTGATGATTACCTGACCAAGCCATTTCATTTAGCCGAACTTAAAGCCAGGGTTGAGGCCATTTTTCGCCGTAAGGCAGCTAATAGTAACAACAGGCTAATTTTTAACGAAATTGTAATTGACCTGCTTGGCCGGGGTGTTGAGATTAATAATGAGCCCATTATATTAACCCGAAAAGAGTATGATATGCTGCTATATTTTATTGCCAATAAAGGAAAGGTAATATCGAAGAATGCAATTGCTGAGCATCTATGGGGCGATGAAATGGATATGCATGATAACTTTGATTTTATTTATACCCACATTAAAAATTTACGTAAAAAGTTGTTGGATGCATCGGCTAATGATTATCTGAAATCTGTATATGGCATTGGTTATAAATTTAGTGCGGTATGAAATTATCGGCCCATTACAATAAAGCAAGTATTATTGTATCTGTAATCGTATTATTGGTGGGGGCGGTTATCTATTTTTTTGCTATCAATTTTATTGCGCAAAATCAGCTCGACCGCGATTTGGATGAAGAAATAGAAGAGCTTTTCGAATATATAAACACAAATCATCAGTTACCGAAAGCAGATTTTAACGGAGATCAGACCACTTTTTTAAAAGTTAATCACGGGATAAATACACGGTTTTTCGATGCCCTATATCAAAACCCCAGGGAACAAAAATCAGAAAATGGACGTGCCGCAGAAGGATCAGTTGTTCTGAATGGGGTAACCTACAAATTCACCATCGTTATATCAAGGGAGAGTACAGAGTACCTGATCCAAATAATTGCCATCATCACGCTCGTATTAATGGCTTGTTTGGTGCTAATTTTGTTTTTAACCAACAGGTAT
Coding sequences within:
- a CDS encoding DUF4266 domain-containing protein, coding for MELSARKSQKFEQSFQLYREGASGANGGKSGGGCGCN
- a CDS encoding VIT1/CCC1 transporter family protein, producing the protein MHHEHHVTSSETIRDIVIGMSDGLTVPFALAAGLSGAISSSTLVVTAGIAEIVAGSIAMGLGGYLAGRTEADHYQSELKREYDEVERLPEQEKAEVMEVFAEFGLSKPLQQQIADEMAKDKKKWVDFMMRYELGLEEPNANRATKSAITIGVSYIVGGIIPLSPYIIINHAQQALYYSCGVTLICLFIFGYFKSKMTGQPALSGALKVVIIGALAAGAAFLMAKLITGK
- a CDS encoding response regulator transcription factor, encoding MKILIIEDEQGLRDNIVSYLNEDGNICESCNDLAGAISKLASYTYDCVLLDIGLPDGEGFAVLNFLKKQMKDELVLIISARNSLDDKVKGLNTGADDYLTKPFHLAELKARVEAIFRRKAANSNNRLIFNEIVIDLLGRGVEINNEPIILTRKEYDMLLYFIANKGKVISKNAIAEHLWGDEMDMHDNFDFIYTHIKNLRKKLLDASANDYLKSVYGIGYKFSAV
- a CDS encoding PAS domain S-box protein — encoded protein: MLKIVFLEYQTFVKRRLDFDLGTDDKNLRYWQNQLFLNFLIYCTPISLVALTPGIFMAAREGLPVIIAIDLFCFFLLLFFTFSKRMSIRTRKVGVISIFYILSIFLINILGYLGPGVFYLFFISVLASLIFPIRHAYLLTFINAILLAFFALVISQRLFGSALIQEYTPVKWIAFSTNLIFASILIVLLIDKIFQGLQSTILTKTHLEEQYKSIFYKSPLPMWLFDTDTLRFLDVNEAAVRHYGYAKEEFLSMTIRDIRPAKEVPEIEDIVKKNKISGKYYDGNSMHIKKDKSAIYVKIESNLLNFEGYEARIVLATDITKQVEYQLEVFDANKRVEESEMNLKAIFESTLDGFVLIDKAGKIITFNPRAEYSIRFNKRQNAFKAGKSIFDYIEVSRLPYFHQIMHKVHSGETVEYDRKYLTSPKKVSWIRYTVTPVRKDNIIIGACITGRDITERKLYLKSLEDQNKVFREISWVQSHMVRGPLARIMGLIPLLKSSKDENERIQVLEYLDISTQELDNKIKEINDKSNYITEKYPEN
- a CDS encoding DUF3570 domain-containing protein translates to MRKIYLGVLMLYMGILSSHAQTQTEKQAVKDTSNYQSRKLSLDEVNFVSGYYHQNGNNSAVTGGIGTEKLTDFANTLDVQFSKYGKSGRKNTYLFELGVDHYTSASSDKIDPSTISSASMQDTRVYPSLNWTSLNEKTGNSFGFTGSYSHEFDYQSFGAGFNLTRLSKDKNTQFDFKAQAFLDTWKVILPIELRTGYNPNAQQEREHWDYPSAPRNSFSTSFSLSQVLSTRLQALIVVEPSYQKGLLATRYQRDYFTDGSERAENLPGGRYKLPIGLRFNYFLDDHFVIRTFYRYYMDNWGIRAHTAEIEVPVKFSSFVSVSPYYRYNYQTGTRYFAPYGQHNPTDTYYTSDYDLSTLHSNFVGANLRLAPPKGVFGWQRFNSLELRYGHYMRSTGLNSNIVTLAMKFK
- a CDS encoding cytochrome b/b6 domain-containing protein; protein product: MSTIEPIRKDVQHPAQVKKYSAPLRLWHWANTIVISGSLITVLINSTLTDDHNTSSFMQDAFTKAGATVTAEQAKTVAHALSDKTWDAHIYFGYALAALLFFRLILELFQLADQKFIRKLKSTWHQFQTIKKNREAARHELTVKAIYSVFYLLLFIMVVTGLFLAFEDALAAFKSIRHTVKSIHGFCMYLILAFIAVHLAGVFLAERKESKGIVSDMINGGSQ